In Dermacentor variabilis isolate Ectoservices chromosome 7, ASM5094787v1, whole genome shotgun sequence, a genomic segment contains:
- the LOC142587344 gene encoding uncharacterized protein LOC142587344, with protein MYEESRHLNLAFRRRAKMADFFRGAATMADFFRGAATMADVVRGAATMADVVREAAKMADVVREAAKRADVVREAAKRADVVREAAKRADFFREAAKRADISHMAPPGTVVHATGVAARNILQRTRLVQQGTGGATPATRWAILNQYAGKPVLFNTSLPQRRCLQLPQGSRPRLS; from the coding sequence atgtacgaagaatcgaggcatctcaacttggcgttccgtcgacgggccaagatggccgacttcttccggggAGCCGCCACGATGGCAGACTTCTTCCGGGGAGCCGCCAcgatggccgacgtagtccggggAGCCGCCAcgatggccgacgtagtccgggaagccgccaagatggccgacgtagtccgggaggccgccaagagggccgacgtagtccgggaggccgccaagagggccgacgtagtccgggaggccgccaagagggccgacttcttccgagaagccgccaagagggccgacatttcgcacatggctcctccgggaaccgtggtgcatgcgaccggtgtggcagcacgaaacatattgcaACGTACAAGACTTGTCCAGCAAGGAACcggcggtgcaacgcctgccacacgttgggccattttgaATCAGTATGCCGGAAAACCCGTACTGttcaacacgtctcttccgcagagacgctgtcttcaacttccgcaaggcagccgtccgcgtctgtcttga